The Hordeum vulgare subsp. vulgare chromosome 7H, MorexV3_pseudomolecules_assembly, whole genome shotgun sequence DNA window AGTCGTGCGGGTCGCCGCCAGGTTTAGTTCAGTCTCTTCTGTATATGAGAGACCgtctaacttccttcacatcaccACTAGCCTCAAGGGAGATTTGGAGGAGGCCGACGCTTGCAACACTAAAGACATGTGTTTTTGTCAGCTTGATGCCACTCTGTCACTGCAGGTTATTGGCAAAAGTTCAGCTGCTCTCCTATCATTTTATCCAAAAAAAATGATTGTTGgactgaaatatttatcacttaaAGTTCTATATAATATGACAATCCGTATTCATTGCTCCCAGTTTCTTGAAGCAAATAATTACATGGGTACATTTGGTGGAGTTATACGAtgtaaaataaaaatgtttgtttctaccAGTTAATAACTGAAGAATACATCTAAGCTGACTGCTGTCAAGAATACAAATTTGTGATAGAAATGATGCTACTTACGGATTAAGAGGTATGGGTTTATGAATCCATTAGAATCCAAGAACATCTTAGTGTCTCCTTTTTTTACTATGTATATGTAGTTGGCCTTACAAACAATTCTTTGTATCTTGCAAAGTTCCTTTTTGTTAATCTATAATATAATTGTCCATTTCGTGTGTCCTTCCCGGCACACAATTGTGTAGTTTAAGAAAGAGGATAAATGTTGCAAAAGAGCTGATAAATTTCTTTCTTATGTCGATTATTAGGAGATGTGAAGGAAGTTTAAGTGGATGAGTTATATCCTATCCATGATACATGATGTATAACTACCTTGTAATTATCCGTCACCGGCGAGTGGCGCACATCAGCCACCATCAAGGTCCTGTTGTGATGGTTATATACCTCCTCGATTTCCGGCAATTGTTCGCTTCTCGAGGTGACCCTCTACCTCGCAGGCAGATTATCATGGTCGACTGGATTGTCCGCCCCCGATTCACGTGCATCCCCTACCTCGGCCTAATTGACTGGATACCATCAAGCGCTGGATTTCTTCGGGTGCCTTGCCACAGATGAATCTCCTCGAGCGTCTCGTCTCCCTCCCGCAGTAGATCTCCTCAAATATTTGGATATCATTCCAGTCTTAAATTATGTTCCTAGAGACAAACGCGGAAAACTGAGGTACTACTACGCTGTCTGATCTTCGGTCTCTCTAACAGATCTCCTGTCACAAGATCTTGCGAAGGTTGTCGTGCATGTGTTGACTTCAGTTTCTACATTTTAGATAGGTGAGTAGTCTAAATTTTCACCATGGAGATGACTAAGGATGCTTTCTATGTCTTGTGCAGTATTCTTCAGTACAAAATATTGCACGTGACAGATAGAATTGAAAGAAGTTGAATGGGGTAAGGACCTCTGCTACATCGGCTAACACAACAACAAGGATTTGCTCACATAGTATTATCCATTGCTCTAGCCGTATATAACTGGGCAGGTTAGGTTATTAAGAACAATGTGATTTATTTATGGTTGCATAACATCTATTTGTGGTCCGTACTCTGAAATATGCTTTCAACAATCGAGTAGAAGGAATACTTACTGAAGTTGCCAGCATTTCCGTCAACTGTGGTATTTGATCCTTACTACAACCAGTGTTTTTTAGatgtattttttattatttttctctttCTCCCATTTACAACGCAAACAAGTTGCAGCTTTCTATAGTCTACGTGTAAATCGTTGATTGATTATATGTTACTCTTTGGTTTTAGAAAAAATAAAGCATAATGATATAAATACTTTCCAATATTCGAGATATAGAAATGTCAATATTAGAATTTATAGTGTGTCATTTACCTATCTATACATAATAAATTAACTTGTTTTAACTCTAATGTTTATGTGGAACAACTGGATGTATTTAGGACACCTCTTTGGTTACTCCATACTTATCCAGATGACAGCAACAAGTGTTTGTTTCACCTTGCCTTTGGTTACTACATACTTTATCCAGAGAACTAGAGAAAGTGCTTTTTTGGCGGGACTATATAGCAAGCCTTTGATTTCAGGACATTGCTTtggttactactccctccgtctgaaaAAAATTGTCACCGAGGCATTTTTCCAAAAAAAACCTTCACGTTTGCCCGAACGAACCCACGCTCCCCCTCCATCTTCCTCCATCCATCCACCATGCCACCGCGCGTCCGCGCTGCGCAGCTGCTCGTGCCACCGCGCCGCGCCTCCTCCCAAGCTCCACGACGCAGCGCCACCGCGCCGCGCCGCCTCCCAAGATGCACGATGCAGCGCCACCGCGCAGCTCCTCGTACCACCGCGTCGCGCCACCTTCCAAGCTTCACGACGTAGCGCCGCCGCGCAGCTCCACCGCACCACCGTTCCGTGCTCGCCCGCAGCTCCCCGCACAACAAAATTCCCCCCTTTCCACCAGTGACGACGGCCAGCATTCCGGGCCTTGTCTCGCCGCCGTCTCTATTGCCCCACCGACCGCCGGCCGCCTTCTCCTGCTCGTCTcgcctcttctcttcttcctcatcaggagCTCAAATGGAAGGAGTCCCCTTTTCTTTAAAGCTCGCGATTTGCCAGCCCCGGTGGCGGCACTGCCCCGTGCATactccggctccggctccggcgaGGCTCCGGTAAGTCCCTCCACTCTTTCAAATTCCATCCTATCTTCCTCACCCCCATCCTCTCTTCCTCACCCATCCGTTCTCCCTCTCAGATCCACTACGTGTCTCTGCAGCTCGCTCGTGCATCGGGACGCCGACGCCATGGAGGATGCCGCTCCACCCCTGATCCGGtctgaatcaaccggagacggAGACGAAGACGAAGGCCGAGGAGGTGGTGGTCAGGGATACGTACACGGCTGGTATGGTGCAGGAACCGGATGCAAAGGGTGAGGTGTCACGGTCTCGTGAGCCAGCTCCTGCGCAGACTACAGAGGTAGAATAATGTTTTTGCTTGTTTGCCATCCATCCCCAGTATTTTGAAGCTGTGATGTCTCATTGTGTGGGTTATTACTTTTGTTGCAGGTTGTACGGGGACGGCAGTGGCGGTGGCTGCTGCGGGGCATCGGGCAAAATGGTGGAATTGTTGTGGGATTTTGGAAGGCTTTGGTGGTTCAGAGAGATAGATGTAGGTGAGTTGGTTCTGTGCTTagttatgattgtgtttgataATGCCTCGTTCAGTGAGAGTGCCATTCAGTCAGTTGTTTGTATGAATTGTGTGCAAATTGTGTGATTGTGAGTGAACAAAACCTTGTGTGCTGCACCTTTATTTAACTGAATTATGAGTTCTATGCAGTTTGAGTTAGTACTGATATCTCTCCCTTTGTTTTTCAGTTCCTGATATTATTACTGAGGTAAGTGCCAGATATCTGGTCACGGGAACAATGCGATCTGGTctcgaaaaggaagaagaaagaaatccCTAATTCAGTTTCAGATGTTTGTcatgcttctccttcttcattcCAACAGGTACAAATACCATCCCTAATTTAGTTTTACTGGTTGAACATAGCCAGAATATGTCAACTCCTTACTCATCTCAGTTCCACTCTTATGCTCCTGAAAATCATACTGATATGTATGACATGCCAACTGAACCACATCGTGCTCATCCATCTCGGCCTCCATATTTTGATGATTCATCTGAGGCTCCATATTTTGATGATCCGTCGGAAAAAGAAAGCAACATCGGAAGACCTGAAGATCATCCGTTTGATTTGCATGAGGAAAGGTTGCCAGATGCTGGATTTGATAGGCACCGCACCAAGGATATAGGAAGCATGCAAGGTAGCTTTGATCAAGAGAGCAGGAGTGACCACTATAATAATTTTGGTGCTTCAGATCACTATGACTATGACTATGATGTTCAAGAAGAGAACTTGTTTGATCGTTTCTCTTCAAAACATACTGAAGAGTTACCAGCTGTCCAAGACCACAAGGGATTCTCAAGTGCAGATTGGAGTCAGCAGCGTAGAAGTGAATCTCCAGTTTATCATAGCACTTTAACTCTCTTCTCGAGAACAGAAACACAACCGGCTTATGATTTAGGAGCAAACAAAGAGGATATTCCCTTGAACGATACCAAACCACCTACTTTTGATTCAGATGGTGTTAGTTCTGACAAGGAAACAAGTACATACATGCATATATTGTCTTTAAGGACCAATTCAAGAGGATCTGATTACTCTCAGAACAGAATGTTCAATAAGAATTCTGGAAAGTTTGTCCCTGATGTTAATGATAGTATTGAAGACCATGAATCTAGGCCCAGGAAGCGATACGAGAATCCACGAGTGACAATTAGACTGACAAGACTGACAAGGATGATCATTTTGCGCCAATGGTAAGAAGGAAATAATTTCGACATTTACTTCACTGAGGCATTTTTTGTATTTGACGCTTGAAAGAAACATATGTCCATATATCTTACATTCTCTCTTTGCTGCTGCTTCACAAATATGTTGCTGTCGTTTGTGAGTACTCCATTTTGACGCTGCTGTCATTCAATTAAAACATTGCCGCTGTCATTTAAAATTCAGTTAGTTGTCACATGTGAATCTTGAAACTTACATTCATTCTCTCTTTATTCCATTGACACTTATATTCTCTCTTTATTCAGTTAGTTGCTGACATTCATATCAGCATCACATGTGAATCTTTACaagcagagaggaacaaaatgtcTGACCATTACAATCTAAACAAATCATGCAATCAGACAAATTGTGTTACAAAAACATGAAATATGAACAATCTAAACAATCTTTAGATGCTCTCTTTATTTACAAGCAGAGAGGAATCAAATTGTGTGACCATTACAATTtgataaatcatgcatataatcaaATTGTGTGATCACCACCTTCTTTGAAGTGCAGAGGAGCAGCAGTATCAGCAACAAGGGCACGGGCAGAGGAGGAGCAACAGCATGGGCAGGGGAGAAGCAGAAGCATGAGTACGGGTACAGGAGCAACAGCAGCACGGTCAGAGCTCCACCGGCGACATGggagaagcagaggagaaagcatgGGCAGAACTCCACCGAGGTCCAAGTCAGGGAATGGGTAGTGGAGAAGCAGCAGGACGGGCTGAGCTCCACCAGCTCCACCCTACTGCGTGCGGGAGCTCCTGGTCTGTCGGTGACGTGCGGAAGACGGGCGGATGAAGGTCCATGGCGGAGGCGACGCGTAAGGGATCGTAGTAGGACAGGATCTCGGCGGCGGAGTTCCTGGACGGCGGCGGTGGATCTGTTCGTGGACGGTGGCAGTGGATCTGTTCGTGGACGGTGGCGGGGGAGCAGGTCCTGGAAAGCGGCGGCAAATGGCACAGCTGGGCGGCGCCGGACCCTAGCAAAgcgcggaggaagaagatggaatcAGGGATATGTTTGTAAGAGTTATAAAATTAGAAGGATTGTTTTGCAAAACCATCATTACACTGTCTTCCGGACAAttttttccggacggagggagtacatgtttaTCCGGAGGACAATAGCAAGCCTTCCTTTTACCGAACTATAGGAAGTCTTTGTTTCATAGCATCCCTCATTGCTTTCCTTCACTCtacaacaagaaaaaaaatgtttttatgaGGTCTTTGGCTCTTCCTACATGAAAATTTTTATGTACTCGTCCAACAAAAAAATAGCGGTACAGACTAAATGCGGAGTTCGTCTAATTAATTAGGTAAGTGTGTTGCAGTACCCACGGTTGTTCATATCTTATTTTTCGTGTTACAATTGCTAATCTGCTAATTTTGTTTATTAGTTGTGATACATTGTCATACATGTGTTGTCTCTAGACAGAAACCTACGATGAAACATGTTGTTTAAATGGTCAACTCCATTGTTATTTTAGTCCATTTTATCATTTTCATGCGTTATCTTGTCTTCATTATATATAAAAAGAAATTATAAATCTCTTTGTCAAGAAAACTTTAAAATAGACGGGCGCAGCAACGCGCACCAACAATGATCTATTGTTATCTTATAGACTAACTGTTTCCTACGGattaacaaatatgcaagttctcCTTTCACAAAAAAAA harbors:
- the LOC123411594 gene encoding uncharacterized protein LOC123411594 isoform X2, with protein sequence MSTPYSSQFHSYAPENHTDMYDMPTEPHRAHPSRPPYFDDSSEAPYFDDPSEKESNIGRPEDHPFDLHEERLPDAGFDRHRTKDIGSMQGSFDQESRSDHYNNFGASDHYDYDYDVQEENLFDRFSSKHTEELPAVQDHKGFSSADWSQQRRSESPVYHSTLTLFSRTETQPAYDLGANKEDIPLNDTKPPTFDSDGVSSDKETSTYMHILSLRTNSRGSDYSQNRMFNKNSGKFVPDVNDSIEDHESRPRKRYENPRVTIRLTRLTRMIILRQ
- the LOC123411594 gene encoding uncharacterized protein LOC123411594 isoform X1; the encoded protein is MSTPYSSQFHSYAPENHTDMYDMPTEPHRAHPSRPPYFDDSSEAPYFDDPSEKESNIGRPEDHPFDLHEERLPDAGFDRHRTKDIGSMQGSFDQESRSDHYNNFGASDHYDYDYDVQEENLFDRFSSKHTEELPAVQDHKGFSSADWSQQRRSESPVYHSTLTLFSRTETQPAYDLGANKEDIPLNDTKPPTFDSDGVSSDKETSTYMHILSLRTNSRGSDYSQNRMFNKNSGKFVPDVNDSIEDHESRPRKRYENPRVTIRLTRLTRMIILRQCAEEQQYQQQGHGQRRSNSMGRGEAEA